One genomic region from Anopheles bellator chromosome 2, idAnoBellAS_SP24_06.2, whole genome shotgun sequence encodes:
- the LOC131212886 gene encoding leucine-rich repeat-containing G-protein coupled receptor 4-like, which produces MLASLLPASEPAIIRLTCEAVDGKCLLKNIYATDEDRFKEIRNEGYQDWIEFFDSHIHTLPPIPYIRRVKADAINLVRIEENTFSTINGLDVSFNRLREISPKAFEWPEELRELTLKGNPTLKDFAFLRSLTGLRELDMSEMKLELDLIDIQTFSKMAQLTRLDMSDNRISTVPVGMFAHLTSLRSLDLSSNSIAKIASGAFAINGQGIEFNLSNNSISIIENNAFTHASKIDLQNNKLLGVGPYAFDNQTYLRTLIISGSVQLKNFDFLHNLPYLYSLEMSRMNFSFDGVPRNIFDDLASLASLDLSHNLVTELPIGIFAELQSLNFVNLRHNLIWHVEFGTFSMRKYDLIDEIDLSYNEIKEMNFLVFVPLKYLKTLLLHGNKITYVNAKQLTRNKSLQSFGIQNNLVRCYDLIDLLGSLKLVLDQGEFISDRPNVDGIKCEP; this is translated from the coding sequence ATGCTGGCATCTTTACTGCCAGCATCGGAACCGGCCATCATCCGCTTAACGTGCGAAGCTGTCGATGGCAAGTGTTTGCTCAAAAACATCTACGCCACCGACGAGGATCGCTTCAAGGAGATTCGTAACGAAGGGTATCAGGATTGGATTGAGTTTTTCGACAGCCACATTCATACGCTGCCGCCGATTCCGTACATCCGCCGAGTGAAAGCGGATGCCATCAATCTGGTGCGCATCGAAGAAAACACCTTCAGCACGATCAACGGGCTCGACGTTTCCTTCAACCGTTTGCGTGAAATATCTCCGAAAGCTTTCGAGTGGCCCGAGGAGCTCCGTGAGCTCACTCTAAAGGGTAACCCAACGCTCAAAGACTTTGCCTTCCTTCGGTCGCTTACTGGACTCAGAGAGTTGGACATGTCCGAGATGAAGCTTGAGCTGGACTTGATCGACATCCAAACGTTCTCGAAGATGGCGCAATTGACTAGGTTGGACATGAGCGACAACCGCATCtcaacggtgccggtgggcaTGTTTGCGCATCTCACTAGCCTTAGATCGCTCGATTTGAGCAGTAATTCGATAGCCAAAATTGCTTCGGGAGCCTTTGCTATCAACGGCCAGGGGATAGAGTTCAACCTGTCgaacaacagcatcagcatcatcgagAACAACGCATTCACGCACGCCTCAAAGATCGACCTCCAAAACAACAAGCTCCTCGGTGTCGGCCCTTATGCGTTCGACAACCAGACGTACCTGCGCACGCTAATCATATCTGGCAGCGTACAGTTGAAGAATTTCGACTTCCTACACAACCTACCGTACCTGTACAGCCTCGAAATGTCCCGCATGAACTTCTCGTTCGACGGCGTGCCACGCAACATCTTCGACGATCTCGCTTCCCTCGCCTCGCTAGATTTGTCGCACAATCTAGTTACCGAGCTACCGATTGGCATTTTCGCTGAGCTGCAGTCGCTCAACTTTGTAAACCTTCGCCACAACCTCATCTGGCACGTGGAGTTTGGCACGTTCTCGATGCGCAAGTACGACCTGATCGACGAGATCGACCTATCGTACAACGAGATCAAGGAGATGAACTTTCTCGTGTTCGTACCGCTCAAGTACCTGAAAACTTTACTGCTGCACGGGAATAAAATAACCTACGTCAATGCGAAGCAGCTGACGCGAAACAAAAGCCTCCAAAGCTTTGGCATCCAGAACAATTTGGTGCGCTGCTACGATTTGATCGATCTGCTCGGTTCGCTCAAGCTGGTCCTCGATCAGGGAGAATTTatctccgaccgaccgaacgtcGATGGTATCAAGTGCGAGCCGTAA